The genomic stretch TCTCGTAGGCACGAGCTGGGTTTGACCCAGGAAAACCTTTCGCTGATAGCAAATACGACACGCCAATTTATATCGCAGGTTGAAGGAGGCAAAAGACAGCCTTCCCTGTTTTCGTTAAGCCATTTTGCAACAGCAGTCAACATGACATTGTCGGAATTGTTCCAGGAAATAGACCGCATATATCTTGATTTTACTGACAACGGCGCTGATTTTTAGCCCTTAACAAAAAGCTGTTTTTTTTCTATCTTTGCGTTCCAATGGAATGGCAGCGCAATATTAAAACCTTGACGGAAGACGAGCTTAAGGCTTGGCTCCGTGACGTGGACGAAAAACCGTTCCGCGCAGAACAAATCCAGAAATGGCTGTTCTGCCAGCAGGTCAAGACCTTCGACGAGATGGTGAATATTTCACCGGTTCTCCGCGAAAAGCTCGCTAAGCAGTTTGAGCTTCGCTCCCTCAAGGAAGACCAGCACATGGTTTCCGTCGATGGCACCGTCAAATGGCTTTTCGAGACCTGGGACGGTCATCATATCGAAACGGTGATGATTCCGGCCAACGGTCGTTTTTCTGTGTGCGTATCCACCCAGGTGGGCTGCGCCATGAACTGCGCATTCTGCCGTACCGCCAAGATGGGCTTTTTCCGCAACCTTGAAGCCGGCGAAATCCTTGAAGAAATCATCAATGTCAACTGGTATCTTAAAGAAAACAACATCTTTAACGAAGAAGGCAATATTGCTCAGGTGACAAACATCATCTTCATGGGCATGGGCGAACCCCTGAACAACCTGGAGAACGTGCATCGTGTCTGCTGCACCCTCCACAACCAAAAGCTGTTCAACATGGGTTCCAAGCGCATGACTGTCAGCACCTCCGGCGTTGTACCCCGCATCAAGGAACTGGTGGACCGCAATACTCCCTGCTGCCTTGCAATCAGCCTGAACAGCACCAACAACGAGTACCGTTCCTCTGTCATGCCAGTAAACAACATCTGGCCCATCGAAAAGCTTTTGGAAGCGGTTGACGAATACATTCGTAGAACCGATAACTATGTAACGTTTGAATTCGTGCTTATCCAGGACATTACCTGTACGCCCAAGGCAGCCAAGGAGCTGATTCGCATTTGCGCCCCCCGCCGCGTAAAGGTAAACGCCATCATCTTGAACGATGGCGACGACCCCAACCTGCACGCCCCCACCACCGAAGAAGTCGACACCTTCCTCGCTGCAGTCCGTGCCGCACAGATTCAGATTACTATCCGTACAGCCCGTGGCCGTGACATTTTGGCCGCCTGCGGGCAGCTCGCTCACAAGAAGAAGAACGATCAGGGCGTTTTCGAGAAAGGCTCCAGCCTGCCCGACGCCACTCCTCGATCCAACTAGTTTTTGTTCGTTAAAAAGGAAGGTAAATCATGTTAACGCAAAACCTCCCGGAATTCTGGGACAACCTCTACGCCGAAGGCAAGGACTACTGGAATACCAAGAAGGCAACCCCAGCTCTTCTGGAATTTTTCAAGAACCCCGCCTGCCCCGCCACTGGTTCCGTTCTGGTCCCTGGAGCTGGTTTCGGTTACGACGCCGAAGCCTGGGCTTTGCGCGGACACGACGTACTGGCTGTAGACTTCGCCCCCACCGCCGTGGACGAACTGGACCATCTGAGCCGTAA from Fibrobacter sp. encodes the following:
- a CDS encoding helix-turn-helix transcriptional regulator — protein: MRYKEEILGDVIRYVFISRRHELGLTQENLSLIANTTRQFISQVEGGKRQPSLFSLSHFATAVNMTLSELFQEIDRIYLDFTDNGADF
- the rlmN gene encoding 23S rRNA (adenine(2503)-C(2))-methyltransferase RlmN, yielding MEWQRNIKTLTEDELKAWLRDVDEKPFRAEQIQKWLFCQQVKTFDEMVNISPVLREKLAKQFELRSLKEDQHMVSVDGTVKWLFETWDGHHIETVMIPANGRFSVCVSTQVGCAMNCAFCRTAKMGFFRNLEAGEILEEIINVNWYLKENNIFNEEGNIAQVTNIIFMGMGEPLNNLENVHRVCCTLHNQKLFNMGSKRMTVSTSGVVPRIKELVDRNTPCCLAISLNSTNNEYRSSVMPVNNIWPIEKLLEAVDEYIRRTDNYVTFEFVLIQDITCTPKAAKELIRICAPRRVKVNAIILNDGDDPNLHAPTTEEVDTFLAAVRAAQIQITIRTARGRDILAACGQLAHKKKNDQGVFEKGSSLPDATPRSN